The proteins below come from a single Papaver somniferum cultivar HN1 chromosome 11, ASM357369v1, whole genome shotgun sequence genomic window:
- the LOC113324502 gene encoding uncharacterized protein LOC113324502, with translation MHYLVSSDVDLESFPRRHTGSDRKIWMPDLKGLFSVKCARELVRMRYPVLEEADLLWKSVVHPSLTAQNWMFVRGACATLDKIEEESLEHVLWSGSATNRAWQWLEGIFHIIPHYNLLAANKKAKGRSRMVKDLWLVSILVLRSELWYQRNKMVYEKKKPCWTFFKKRVFNLIHEYSARMTGYMFNKVEDLEILNFFRVKCHRVKMLEPVECFWQPPMHNQLLLCCDGASRGNPGVAGAGVVERNSACEVVGAMCVGL, from the exons ATGCACTACCTTGTCAGTTCTGATGTGGATCTGGAGAGCTTTCCAAGGAGGCACACAGGAAGTGATAGGAAGATATGGATGCCGGACCTTAAAGGTTTATTCTCTGTTAAGTGTGCAAGGGAGCTGGTGAGGATGAGATATCCGGTGCTGGAGGAAGCAGATCTGTTATGGAAGAGTGTTGTGCACCCTTCTTTGACAGCGCAAAATTGGATGTTTGTCAGGGGAGCTTGTGCAACTCTGGATAAA attgaggaggagtctttgGAACATGTTCTTTGGAGCGGTAGTGCTACGAATAGGGCTTGGCAATGGCTGGAAGGTATTTTCCATATTATTCCTCATTATAACTTGCTTGCTGCTAACAAGAAAGCGAAAGGTCGTAGTAGAATGGTTAAAGACCTGTGGTTAGTCTCAATATTGGTGCTGCGTTCGGAGCTGTGGTACCAAAGGAATAAGATGGTCTATGAAAAGAAGAAGCCTTGCTGGACTTTCTTCAAAAAACGTGTGTTTAACCTCATTCATGAGTATTCGGCTAGAATGACAGGTTATATGTTCAACAAGGTAGAGGATCTGGAGATCCTGAATTTTTTCAGAGTTAAATGTCATAGGGTGAAGATGTTAGAGCCTGTTGAGTGTTTTTGGCAACCTCCTATGCACAATCAGCTCTTGTTGTGCTGTGACGGTGCCTCTAGAGgcaatccaggggtggcgggagcgGGTGTCGTGGAGAGAAACTCTGCTTGTGAAGTGGTTGGGGCGATGTGTGTTGGTCTGTGA